In a single window of the Labrus mixtus chromosome 20, fLabMix1.1, whole genome shotgun sequence genome:
- the si:dkeyp-72e1.6 gene encoding transmembrane protein 238-like: MEPVYRGLGRCVCCFWLAIAFDIVGLAVLLIGLFVNVFFYDLLIYAGAIVIFLSLIWWVFWYSGNIEVPPAELEDDVGLLKKDKSGMRGIRSAVRRLSSRMSSGIRNSFRRNEGPSSSRTVRSHRTAAGPPVDSQLEHGRVAMATMTLQEPIPHTTSGAGFVVEMQLTTTETSPT, from the coding sequence ATGGAACCAGTCTACAGAGGCTTGGGTcgctgtgtgtgctgtttttggCTCGCTATAGCATTTGACATTGTGGGACTGGCCGTACTTCTCATTGggctgtttgtgaatgtgtttttctatgacTTGCTCATCTACGCGGGCGCCATCGTCATCTTCCTCAGCCTCATCTGGTGGGTTTTCTGGTACTCTGGGAACATCGAGGTGCCCCCGGCAGAGCTGGAAGATGATGTTGGTTTACTAAAGAAGGACAAGAGTGGTATGAGAGGTATTAGGAGCGCGGTAAGGCGCCTCTCGAGCCGTATGTCCAGCGGCATCAGGAACTCGTTTCGCAGGAACGAAGGACCGTCCAGCTCCCGCACGGTCCGGTCGCATAGGACAGCAGCTGGGCCGCCCGTGGACTCTCAGTTGGAGCATGGACGCGTTGCCATGGCAACGATGACACTTCAGGAACCTATCCCGCACACCACCTCAGGGGCTGGCTTTGTTGTAGAGATGCAGCTAACCACAACAGAGACTTCACCAACATAG